A section of the Triticum dicoccoides isolate Atlit2015 ecotype Zavitan chromosome 7A, WEW_v2.0, whole genome shotgun sequence genome encodes:
- the LOC119333285 gene encoding BTB/POZ and MATH domain-containing protein 1-like: MVVDSIFADFRLDPKSDLYLFQTLSVGQHVLRIGCHPRGTGHRDDGDLSVALRLESKSRSVKVEFDAFLTGGDDGAPPLRAKRSTFTQEKTSDDVDVHGWFHFMRSDVDPLFAAHGAATLVCGAVLVRGDDPVPVPASDIGDHLGRLLDRADGSDVSFSVAGETFRAHRAVLAARSPVFRAELFGSMAEAAMPCITLHDIEPSTFRILLRFMYTDGLPTDEELPSSSESSETTELFQRVLAAADRYDLGRLKLLCAQKLWESVSVETVATTMGYAEMHNCPELKKRCLDFFMADKNFKKVVVTDGYFWLIGRFPSIIYDIRARVDET; encoded by the coding sequence ATGGTGGTGGACTCCATTTTCGCAGACTTCAGGCTTGACCCGAAAAGCGACTTGTATCTCTTCCAAACCCTCAGCGTAGGGCAGCACGTCCTGCGCATAGGATGCCACCCGCGCGGGACGGGGCACAGAGACGACGGCGACCTCTCCGTCGCCCTGCGGCTGGAGAGCAAATCCAGGAGCGTCAAGGTCGAATTCGACGCCTTCCTGACGGGCGGAGACGACGGCGCACCACCGCTCAGAGCAAAGCGGTCCACGTTTACGCAGGAGAAGACCTCCGATGACGTGGACGTCCATGGCTGGTTCCATTTCATGCGGAGCGACGTGGACCCACTTTTCGCGGCGCACGGCGCGGCCACGCTGGTGTGCGGGGCCGTGCTTGTGCGCGGCGACGACCCCGTCCCCGTCCCGGCGTCCGACATAGGCGACCATCTCGGGCGCCTGCTCGACCGCGCAGACGGCTCGGACGTCTCCTTCTCGGTCGCCGGCGAGACGTTCCGCGCGCACCGGGCCGTGCTCGCCGCCCGCTCGCCGGTGTTCAGGGCGGAGCTCTTCGGGTCCATGGCGGAGGCCGCGATGCCATGCATCACCCTGCACGACATCGAGCCGTCGACGTTCAGAATTCTGCTTCGGTTCATGTACACGGACGGGCTGCCCACGGACGAGGAGCTTCCAAGCTCTTCGGAGAGTTCGGAGACGACCGAGCTGTTTCAGCGTGTGCTTGCGGCGGCCGACCGGTACGATCTTGGCAGACTGAAGCTCCTCTGCGCCCAGAAGCTGTGGGAGAGCGTGTCGGTGGAGACGGTCGCTACTACCATGGGTTACGCTGAAATGCACAACTGCCCGGAGCTGAAGAAGAGGTGCCTCGACTTCTTCATGGCGGACAAGAACTTCAAGAAGGTGGTGGTGACCGACGGCTACTTCTGGCTCATCGGACGCTTCCCCTCCATTATTTATGATATAAGAGCACGGGTTGATGAGACTTGA